The following DNA comes from Peribacillus sp. FSL E2-0218.
ATATGATGCCCTGGCCGCCTCTTCTCAGGAAAAATTGCGGGACCTGCAAGCTGACATGCCGCAATTCAATCCGGAAGATATCGAATTGCATTTGAAGCAATTCACGGAAAAAGGCGAAACGCTCCATGCGCAATTAATGGAAACGATGCGAAAAAAAGCGGCAGTTACTGAATTGGAAAGAGTGATGCTGGCATTAAAAGAGAAGGCAGCCAAGCTTAAAGAGAATTTGATCGCCTTGGAAAGAAACGAAGACCAGGGTAAAACCAGATATATTGAAAGCTCCACGAAATTAGCGGGCTTAACGGATTCCCTCCCAGAAGGAATCCGGACAGAGGACGAATATGCTGCTGCTTATCAAATTGCCGTGAAAACACAGAAACAATTACAAACTGCCTTGGAAGATGCACAGAAAAACCTTCAAATGGTGAAGGAAAAAGAATCGGTCATCCAGGCAAAGAAAGAGTCCAGAAGCGGAAATATCGAGGCATTAAACGAAGAATTGAAAGCGGAACGGGAAAAGTTCATTGCAGATATGACCCATCAAGGTTTTTCCAACTATAAAGAATATACCACAGCGAAAAAATCGGAAGCGGCTCTCGGAAACTTGGAAGAGCAAATCCAGCAGTATAATCAAAATTGGCAAAGTGTTTTAAGTTTATTCCATGATCTGGAGATGAAATTAAAAGATGTCGTCAAACCGGATATGGAAGGATTGCAGAAGACCTTTGAATTCATAAATGAAGAATTGGAGTCCATGCGCCAAAGTCTAAACCAATTACTTGCGGAAAAACAGACGAATGAAGAAATCGAGAGTAAATTGGCACAAATCAGGGAAGATCAGAAAAGCCTCGATGAAAGGTACAGTATCGTCGGCCATCTATCAGAAATTTCCAAAGGCCAAAACTCCTTCCGAATTACGTTTGAACGGTATGTATTGGCAGCCTTTTTAGATGACATCTTAAAAGAAGCCAATTCAAGATTGCTGAAAATGACCAGCGGCCGTTACCAGCTGCTGCGAAAACTGGATCCAACACGCAGAAACATCCAAAGCGGGCTGGAATTATCCGTCTATGACCAATATACAGGACAGGAAAGGCATGTCAAAACCCTTTCGGGAGGAGAGAGCTTCAAGGCGTCACTTGCTCTCGCTTTAGGTCTTGCGGATGTCGTCCAGCAGAATGCGGGTGGAATATCGCTCGAGACGATGTTCATCGATGAAGGGTTCGGTACGCTCGATCCTGAATCACTGGAGCAGGCGATTGAAGCGTTGATGGAGATACAAAGCACGGGAAGGTTAGTCGGTATCATATCGCATGTACCGGAATTGAAGGAAAGGATCGATGCCCAGCTCCAAGTCATTTCGACGCAAAAGGGAAGCCGGACGGCCTTTCACTTTGCTGGATAATTCAAGTGAAAAAGAATGGCCTGGGAGCAAAGATGCTCTCAAGACCATTCTTTTTTTGTTATGATGAACGAACTACTCAATATTAATATCCTCTGCTTTCTTTCCGGGGGAAAACTTATGGATGCGAATCACCAAAATGGGATTCGAGAATTCAGCGGTAATCCTGCGTGTGCAAATCGAAAAGGGGAAGGGAATATTTCTCTGTGTGGGAATTGTATCCGCTTTATTATCAATAAAAGGCTTATGAGCTTCATCAACGATGATCGATAGCTCATTATCGCTCAGGCACACCTTAATATCCTCGACATCATGATTTTCCAAAACCGCCTCCACCATATACTCATCGTCACTTTCGTATATATCAATTGAAAAAAGCTGATGATCCAACGCACAAGTTTCCGGATCCAGAAAAAACTTTTTCACCCATTCATCAAACTTTTCAACTTCATTCTTTTGCGATCCATGTTGATAGTCTTGCATTATTGATACCCCCGGTTTTCCTTTGTTTGTATTATATGTCCGTAGGATGAAGAATGGTGAATGGAAAAGTGAAAATGTTTACATGAAAAATCAATCCATTCATTGCCGCTGTATTCATGAGAAGGAATGATGATTGCAAGAAAATTTGAACGTTAAAGAGTGATAAATCAGACGCTTTATGTTTAAAAAAGGATAATAAGTAGCAGATATTTTCCCTGTTATCGATAATTCAATAATGAATTATTTAATTATTGATGAATCCCTTGCAGTGAGGCAATTAAAAGGATCCAAATTCAATAATGAATTAATGCTTTAGCAGTTTATGCTACAAATGCCCGGCTCTGACTTGGCATGTAAGTTGCATGATAAATACGTATTAAACAGGCACGACAGGAGATTCGTTTATATCTGGAGGGATGAATGGTGCGTAAAACGATAGATCGACCGTGGGAGCAATGGTATGTGGGAAGGATGAAAACTATGAAGCTACCGGAAATATCCGTCTATTCCTTGCTTGATAGGGCAGCAAGAAAGTTTCCTCACCATACTGCCATCATTTATGAAGATCAAACGCTGGATTACCTCAATCTTAAAATGCAGGTCGACAAGCTTGCGGGAAAATGGAGGGAAATGGGTTTTGCAAAAGGAGAGCGAATTGGCCTGATGATTGCCAACCATCCTTATTTCATCATCAGCTATTATGCCGCCCAGGCGCTTGGCCTGATCGTCGTGCAGACGAATCCCATGTATAAACCAAGGGAACTATTGCAAATTCTGCTTGACTCTGGAGCTAAATATATTGTATTCGATGAAACCGCAGCCAGTACAGTCGAGGAAACGAAAGCGATATATGAGTTTTCCGTCTGCATGAAGACGGAAGGTGATCAAGATGGGACATATTCGCTTCAATCCATGATTCAATCCGGGGAGGCCATTCAAGCGGCGGAAAGCATCAGCCCATTTGAAGATATTGCGGTCATTCAATATACAGGGGGGACCACAGGGAAGATGAAGGGAGTCATGCTGACCCACCATAATTTGACTTCCAACGTCATCCAAAGCTATGAAATGTATGGGGATTCGATGATACCAGGAAAAGAGATCGTTTTGGCCGCTACACCGCTCTATCATGTTTATGCCATGACAAGTGCGATGAATCTCGGAATCTATCTAGGGGCCGCCATTCTATTATTTCCGAAATTCGATCTCCCGCATGTTCTGGCAAACATTAAAAAATATCGTCCAACCTTTTTTCCAGGAGTACCTAAGATGTATAATGCGTTCGTCAACCATCCTGAAATCGAAACATATGGACTGGATTGTTTAAAAAGCTGCTCTTGCGGCTCTGCGCCCCTTCCTGTTGAAGTGATTAAGCGGTTCGAGATGCTGACCGGCGCCCAAATAGGAGAGGGGTTCGGTTTATCGGAAGCATCGCCCTCGACCCACCGTAATCCTCCTTTTGGTAAAAGGAAGGTGGGAAGCATCGGCATTCCATTTCCAGGTACGGATTGCATGATCATTGACGATGATAATAATGAAGTTCCCAACACAAGTGTCGGTGAATTGCTCATAAAAGGACCGCAAATCATGAAGGGATACTGGAATAACGAGGCCGAAACAAAAAAAGCACTACAGAATGGATGGCTTTACACCGGCGACCTTGCCGTCATGGATGATGAAGGATATTTCTATATAGTCGGCAGGAAAAAGGAAATGATCATCGTGGGCGGATTCAACATTTACCCGCAAGAGGTGGAAGGGGTACTGTATGAACATCCAGCGATTAAGGAAGCTGCTGTGGTGGGCATCCCCCATAAAGAAAAAGGCGAAGTCGTAAAAGCGTTCATCGTCCCTAAAGAAAGCGCTTCCATCGACCTTGAAGAGGTAGAAGGATATTGCTATTCCCAACTTACTCCATA
Coding sequences within:
- a CDS encoding Hsp20/alpha crystallin family protein codes for the protein MQDYQHGSQKNEVEKFDEWVKKFFLDPETCALDHQLFSIDIYESDDEYMVEAVLENHDVEDIKVCLSDNELSIIVDEAHKPFIDNKADTIPTQRNIPFPFSICTRRITAEFSNPILVIRIHKFSPGKKAEDINIE
- a CDS encoding long-chain fatty acid--CoA ligase, which gives rise to MVRKTIDRPWEQWYVGRMKTMKLPEISVYSLLDRAARKFPHHTAIIYEDQTLDYLNLKMQVDKLAGKWREMGFAKGERIGLMIANHPYFIISYYAAQALGLIVVQTNPMYKPRELLQILLDSGAKYIVFDETAASTVEETKAIYEFSVCMKTEGDQDGTYSLQSMIQSGEAIQAAESISPFEDIAVIQYTGGTTGKMKGVMLTHHNLTSNVIQSYEMYGDSMIPGKEIVLAATPLYHVYAMTSAMNLGIYLGAAILLFPKFDLPHVLANIKKYRPTFFPGVPKMYNAFVNHPEIETYGLDCLKSCSCGSAPLPVEVIKRFEMLTGAQIGEGFGLSEASPSTHRNPPFGKRKVGSIGIPFPGTDCMIIDDDNNEVPNTSVGELLIKGPQIMKGYWNNEAETKKALQNGWLYTGDLAVMDDEGYFYIVGRKKEMIIVGGFNIYPQEVEGVLYEHPAIKEAAVVGIPHKEKGEVVKAFIVPKESASIDLEEVEGYCYSQLTPYKVPKVFEVRNELPRNTVGKLLKRLLVKEELEREGRND